In Tubulanus polymorphus chromosome 8, tnTubPoly1.2, whole genome shotgun sequence, one genomic interval encodes:
- the LOC141909595 gene encoding E3 ubiquitin-protein ligase RNF19A-like isoform X1 has protein sequence MFTAWYRYRCVAAVVAAYRRLTPGGVRFEFEQNEGSGPSGPYAPDSHSIETTSDRVANPSIGPSIGEMSMAMTGSLSASGSHIDRVGIIRDESDR, from the exons ATGTTTACGGCGTGGTACCGATATCGCTGTGTCGCAGCGGTGGTTGCGGCGTATCGACGACTGACTCCGGGCGGAGTTCGATTTGAGTTCGAACAGAACGAAGGAAGTGGCCCATCGGGGCCTTACGCCC CTGATTCTCACAGTATAGAAACGACCAGTGACCGGGTAGCGAACCCCAGTATCGGACCTAGTATCGGTGAGATGTCCATGGCTATGACTGGCAGTCTTAGCGCTAGCGGAAGCCACATCGACCGAGTCGGGATAATCCGCGATGAGAGCGATCGCTAA
- the LOC141909595 gene encoding E3 ubiquitin-protein ligase RNF19B-like isoform X4: MTRTYDKAYRLHTRYGHLPQHKRNMVIAGGVTASVIVAPVVASLAVGIGVPILLAYVYGVVPISLCRSGGCGVSTTDSGRSSI; this comes from the exons ATGACAAGGACATATGATAAGGCTTATCGG TTACACACACGTTACGGTCACCTACCACAGCACAAGAGGAATATGGTTATAGCCGGTGGTGTAACTGCGTCTGTTATCGTAGCGCCAGTTGTCGCTAGTTTAGCCGTTGGTATCGGTGTACCGATATTATTGGCGTATGTTTACGGCGTGGTACCGATATCGCTGTGTCGCAGCGGTGGTTGCGGCGTATCGACGACTGACTCCGGGCGGAGTTCGATTTGA
- the LOC141909948 gene encoding E3 ubiquitin-protein ligase RNF19A-like: MSSNHFNISPKSNPSGCTFWGKKPWSRKKKILWQLVTLVGAPVGIGLVAGIAVPAMIIGIPVWVGRELHTRYGHLPQHKRNMVIAGGVTASVIVAPVVASLAVGIGVPILLAYVYGVVPISLCRSGLRPDSHSIETTSDRVANPSIGPSIGEMSMAMTGSLSASGSHIDRVGIIRDESDR; this comes from the exons ATGTCTTCAAACCATTTCAACATAAGTCCTAAATCCAA TCCGTCTGGCTGCACTTTCTGGGGTAAAAAGCCATGGAGCCGAAAGAAGAAGATATTGTGGCAACTTGTCACGTTAGTTGGCGCTCCGGTCGGTATCGGACTCGTTGCTGGAATCGCAGTTCCCGCGATGATCATAGGGATTCCTGTCTGGGTCGGACGCGAG TTACATACACGTTACGGTCACCTACCACAGCACAAGAGGAATATGGTAATAGCCGGTGGTGTAACTGCGTCTGTTATCGTAGCGCCAGTTGTCGCTAGTTTAGCCGTTGGTATCGGTGTACCGATATTATTGGCGTATGTTTACGGCGTGGTACCGATATCGCTGTGTCGCAGCGGTTTGCGGC CTGATTCTCACAGTATAGAAACGACCAGTGACCGGGTAGCAAACCCCAGTATCGGACCTAGTATCGGTGAGATGTCCATGGCTATGACTGGCAGTCTTAGCGCTAGCGGAAGCCACATCGACCGAGTCGGGATAATCCGCGATGAGAGCGATCGCTAA
- the LOC141909595 gene encoding E3 ubiquitin-protein ligase RNF19A-like isoform X2 — MFTAWYRYRCVAAVVAAYRRLTPGGVRFEFEENEGSGPSGPYAPDSHSIETTSHRVANPSIGPSIGEMSMAMTGSLSASGSHIDRVGIIRDESDR; from the exons ATGTTTACGGCGTGGTACCGATATCGCTGTGTCGCAGCGGTGGTTGCGGCGTATCGACGACTGACTCCGGGCGGAGTTCGATTTGAGTTCGAAGAGAACGAAGGAAGTGGCCCATCGGGGCCTTACGCCC CTGATTCTCACAGTATAGAAACGACCAGTCACCGGGTAGCGAACCCCAGTATCGGACCTAGTATCGGTGAGATGTCTATGGCTATGACTGGCAGTCTTAGCGCTAGCGGAAGCCACATCGACCGAGTCGGGATAATCCGCGATGAGAGCGATCGCTAA
- the LOC141909595 gene encoding E3 ubiquitin-protein ligase RNF19B-like isoform X3, producing the protein MIIGIPVWVGRKLHTRYGHLPQHKRNMVIAGGVTASVIVAPVVASLAVGIGVPILLAYVYGVVPISLCRSGGCGVSTTDSGRSSI; encoded by the exons ATGATCATAGGGATTCCCGTCTGGGTCGGACGCAAG TTACATACACGTTACGGTCACCTACCACAGCACAAGAGGAATATGGTAATAGCCGGTGGTGTAACTGCGTCTGTTATCGTAGCGCCAGTTGTCGCTAGTTTAGCCGTTGGTATCGGTGTACCGATATTATTGGCGTATGTTTACGGCGTGGTACCGATATCGCTGTGTCGCAGCGGTGGTTGCGGCGTATCGACGACTGACTCCGGGCGGAGTTCGATTTGA
- the LOC141909594 gene encoding uncharacterized protein LOC141909594 isoform X1 — MAESNPGINAENVRDDEEQTVDRPAENLVRGTMAQSNPGINADNSKMRKSGDNNTMTVTQIIPAVTQASNRPAENLVNVTMAASNPGINADNSNLSISGDNNTVNQNIHVVTQASNRPAENLDVDQVQKNLKETYKRMIDDENYKEVSWSDEFVNFNDFFAQEHAKIRAQKRNPKKNEGSEEQPVILPDHFEKLFTYKESDVKPVCLVGEPGMGKTTQIVNQVLSWERSPFLKRFPMLFYIPLNELPADNACIYKYIYKNLLSREIRKVLPIDSFKEFVEENAEKSIFFLDGFDELKNDKAKIDIVHVTNKLPKAHIVITTRESGGSMIVTDPKFTVVSISGFKQEEVIDILERKFPECNPYQLFYRLKAAAPPIFKSIYYNPLILHMFCFLYMDEEEITIPSKLTDIYIDLTCFLISKREGLELSKECFFRNIGNSEALKEICQVAYETLIEHQNSFTESRLELDESKRTALTCKEMSPRRKSDRSVQLRFIHKSVHEFLAAVHSVVQFNNSNEIPWKTPWNKCAFEQLPDELVKYGELYPRFMAGLLYRYKFNRGLGELFKTLIDEHLKAVTIMDEYEPLVTVTRESADMPLIPDYERYIELRSERTVLSHQLSDQLLICMDEADWPDDAISEIVPYMQKMLSVSAYGRSWINMLAKILEHKQCQIELVYILGIHELEPDEYRVLETAIASNTSLHGMIIDADWSAKPDQYLTMCKKSNSINWFVRLGGIHTGECYKKLNNEWIITSHVIESEADARLISGDTNTHNTVESLIIDVSAESLGNILVNIHKSYPPIKHLYLRSLLRQEYQLDRNTIRGLINIIPSLKTLCLGGVIFDKDLIGSEELNDFNNTLKSSDIETIRLGRQGLDELTTDECAAMSDSVGSMQKLKRLGIYGFNLPIHRVLGHLPRLTVLEIKLQSEADVDALVRYLSTDAVNQLIQVRIDSCLDRPEQNNRIFKQLKHVSSIRYLKFYSSLRARINTQHDIDLFVKSIVELINNLPHLSDLCIDCRSTDRDTTRDYIISELKKLNKRVRVGIEI; from the exons ATGGCGGAGAGTAATCCAGGAATAAATGCAGAAAATGTTCGCGATGACGAGGAGCAAACCGTCGATAGACCTGCTGAGAATCTCG TTCGTGGTACTATGGCACAGAGTAATCCAGGAATAAATGCAGACAATTCTAAAATGCGTAAAAGCGGTGACAATAATACGATGACAGTGACTCAAATTATCCCTGCAGTTACTCAAGCCAGCAACAGACCTGCTGAGAATCTCG TAAACGTTACTATGGCGGCGAGTAATCCAGGAATAAATGCagataattctaatttaagtATAAGCGGTGACAATAATACAGTGAATCAAAATATCCACGTAGTTACTCAAGCCAGCAACAGACCTGCTGAGAATCTCG aTGTTGATCAAGTTCAGAAGAACCTGAAAGAAACGTATAAACGAATGatcgatgatgaaaattaCAAAGAGGTTTCGTGGAGCGATGAATTCGTCAATTTCAACGACTTCTTCGCCCAAGAACACGCGAAAATTCGAGCCCAAAAACGAAACCCGAAGAAAAATGAAGGAAGTGAGGAGCAGCCAGTTATTTTACCCGATCATTTCGAGAAGCTTTTCACTTATAAAGAGAGTGATGTGAAACCCGTGTGCCTCGTAGGTGAACCCGGTATGGGTAAAACAACTCAGATTGTTAATCAAGTGTTGTCATGGGAGCGATCACCGTTTCTGAAAAGATTTCCTATGTTATTCTATATACCGTTAAATGAACTGCCCGCTGATAACGCGTGTATTTATAAGtacatttacaaaaatcttttgaGTCGAGAAATCAGAAAGGTTCTGCCGATTGATAGTTTTAAAGAATTCGTTGAGGAAAATGCAgaaaaatcgatattttttctAGACGGCTTCGACGAGTTGAAAAACGATAAAGCGAAAATAGACATCGTACACGTGaccaataaattaccgaaagcGCATATCGTCATAACAACACGTGAGTCCGGGGGCAGCATGATCGTCACTGATCCCAAATTCACCGTTGTATCGATATCCGGCTTCAAACAGGAAGAAGTCATCGATATTCTGGAGagaaaattccccgagtgCAATCCATATCAGCTATTCTACAGGCTTAAAGCCGCAGCGCCACCTATATTTAAAAGTATCTACTACAACCCGCTGATACTAcatatgttttgttttctgtaTATGGACGAGGAAGAAATTACGATACCATCAAAACTCACCGATATCTACATCGATTTGACATGTTTTCTAATCAGTAAACGcgagggcctcgagttgtcgaaGGAATGTTTTTTCCGCAATATCGGAAATTCTGAAGCGCTTAAAGAAATTTGTCAAGTCGCGTATGAGACGCTCATCGAGCATCAAAACAGCTTCACCGAAAGTCGTCTTGAACTCGACGAATCGAAAAGGACGGCTTTGACGTGCAAAGAGATGTCGCCGCGACGGAAATCAGACCGCTCCGTCCAGCTACGGTTCATACACAAATCTGTGCACGAATTTCTGGCGGCGGTACACTCGGTCGTGCAATTCAACAACAGTAATGAAATACCCTGGAAAACACCCTGGAATAAATGCGCGTTTGAACAACTACCGGACGAACTTGTGAAATATGGTGAATTATACCCGAGATTCATGGCAGGGCTGCTGTATCGTTACAAGTTTAACCGCGGCCTCGGTGAACTTTTCAAGACTTTAATAGATGAACATTTAAAAGCAGTCACAATAATGGATGAGTACGAGCCCTTGGTTACGGTTACTAGGGAATCGGCAGATATGCCGCTCATCCCCGATTACGAACGCTACATCGAACTCCGATCCGAAAGAACTGTTTTATCTCATCAGTTATCTGATCAGTTGTTAATCTGCATGGATGAAGCCGACTGGCCGGACGACGCCATTAGTGAAATAGTTCCCTACATGCAGAAAATGTTGTCCGTATCTGCATATGGCAGATCGTGGATAAACATGCTCGCAAAAATACTCGAACACAAACAATGTCAGATCGAGCTAGTTTACATACTGGGTATTCACGAACTGGAACCCGACGAATACCGCGTATTAGAAACAGCCATAGCGAGTAACACTAGTCTTCACGGTATGATAATAGATGCAGACTGGTCAGCAAAACCCGATCAGTACTTGACTATGTGTAAGAAGAGCAACAGTATAAATTGGTTTGTGCGGCTAGGGGGAATCCACACTGGTGAATGTTACAAGAAACTCAATAATGAATGGATTATTACAAGTCACGTGATTGAATCTGAAGCTGACGCGCGGTTGATCAGTGGTGATACTAACACACACAATACAGTGGAGAGTCTGATTATTGATGTTAGTGCGGAAAGTTTAGGTaatattttagtcaatattCACAAATCGTATCCACCCATAAAACATCTATATCTCAGATCTCTGCTACGGCAGGAATATCAGCTCGATAGAAATACAATCAGAGGGCTGATAAACATCATTCCGAGTTTGAAAACCTTATGTCTTGGTGGAGTAATATTCGATAAAGATTTGATCGGTTCGGAGGAattgaatgattttaacaaCACATTAAAATCGTCAGACATCGAAACAATTCGGCTCGGACGGCAAGGACTGGACGAACTAACGACAGATGAATGTGCAGCAATGAGTGATAGTGTCGGTTCAATGCAGAAACTAAAACGTCTTGGCATTTACGGATTTAATTTACCAATACACCGCGTTCTAGGTCACCTGCCGCGGCTGACTGTATTAGAAATAAAGTTGCAGTCAGAAGCTGATGTTGACGCACTTGTTCGGTATCTATCAACAGATGCGGTAAATCAGCTGATACAAGTCCGTATTGATAGCTGTCTCGATAGACCGGAACAGAACAATCGTATCTTTAAACAACTAAAACACGTCTCATCAATTCGTTATTTAAAGTTCTACAGTTCACTCCGAGCGCGGATTAATACACAGCACGATATCGATTTATTCGTCAAATCAATCGTCGAATTAATCAATAATCTTCCGCATCTTTCTGACCTGTGTATCGACTGCAGGAGCACCGACCGCGATACGACGAGAGATTACATCATATCAGAACTTAAAAAACTCAATAAAAGAGTGAGAGTAGGAATAGAGAtatag
- the LOC141909594 gene encoding uncharacterized protein LOC141909594 isoform X2, with product MAESNPGINAENVRDDEEQTVDRPAENLVRGTMAQSNPGINADNSKMRKSGDNNTMTVTQIIPAVTQASNRPAENLVCGALVQSNVNKVNVNESMVQMGGNNTMNFYLGDTQTIDRPAENLDVDQVQKNLKETYKRMIDDENYKEVSWSDEFVNFNDFFAQEHAKIRAQKRNPKKNEGSEEQPVILPDHFEKLFTYKESDVKPVCLVGEPGMGKTTQIVNQVLSWERSPFLKRFPMLFYIPLNELPADNACIYKYIYKNLLSREIRKVLPIDSFKEFVEENAEKSIFFLDGFDELKNDKAKIDIVHVTNKLPKAHIVITTRESGGSMIVTDPKFTVVSISGFKQEEVIDILERKFPECNPYQLFYRLKAAAPPIFKSIYYNPLILHMFCFLYMDEEEITIPSKLTDIYIDLTCFLISKREGLELSKECFFRNIGNSEALKEICQVAYETLIEHQNSFTESRLELDESKRTALTCKEMSPRRKSDRSVQLRFIHKSVHEFLAAVHSVVQFNNSNEIPWKTPWNKCAFEQLPDELVKYGELYPRFMAGLLYRYKFNRGLGELFKTLIDEHLKAVTIMDEYEPLVTVTRESADMPLIPDYERYIELRSERTVLSHQLSDQLLICMDEADWPDDAISEIVPYMQKMLSVSAYGRSWINMLAKILEHKQCQIELVYILGIHELEPDEYRVLETAIASNTSLHGMIIDADWSAKPDQYLTMCKKSNSINWFVRLGGIHTGECYKKLNNEWIITSHVIESEADARLISGDTNTHNTVESLIIDVSAESLGNILVNIHKSYPPIKHLYLRSLLRQEYQLDRNTIRGLINIIPSLKTLCLGGVIFDKDLIGSEELNDFNNTLKSSDIETIRLGRQGLDELTTDECAAMSDSVGSMQKLKRLGIYGFNLPIHRVLGHLPRLTVLEIKLQSEADVDALVRYLSTDAVNQLIQVRIDSCLDRPEQNNRIFKQLKHVSSIRYLKFYSSLRARINTQHDIDLFVKSIVELINNLPHLSDLCIDCRSTDRDTTRDYIISELKKLNKRVRVGIEI from the exons ATGGCGGAGAGTAATCCAGGAATAAATGCAGAAAATGTTCGCGATGACGAGGAGCAAACCGTCGATAGACCTGCTGAGAATCTCG TTCGTGGTACTATGGCACAGAGTAATCCAGGAATAAATGCAGACAATTCTAAAATGCGTAAAAGCGGTGACAATAATACGATGACAGTGACTCAAATTATCCCTGCAGTTACTCAAGCCAGCAACAGACCTGCTGAGAATCTCG TTTGTGGTGCTTTGGTACAGAGTAATGTAAATAAAGTGaatgtaaatgaatcaatGGTTCAAATGGGTGGCAATAATACGATGAATTTTTACCTTGGAGATACACAAACTATCGACAGACCTGCTGAGAATCTCG aTGTTGATCAAGTTCAGAAGAACCTGAAAGAAACGTATAAACGAATGatcgatgatgaaaattaCAAAGAGGTTTCGTGGAGCGATGAATTCGTCAATTTCAACGACTTCTTCGCCCAAGAACACGCGAAAATTCGAGCCCAAAAACGAAACCCGAAGAAAAATGAAGGAAGTGAGGAGCAGCCAGTTATTTTACCCGATCATTTCGAGAAGCTTTTCACTTATAAAGAGAGTGATGTGAAACCCGTGTGCCTCGTAGGTGAACCCGGTATGGGTAAAACAACTCAGATTGTTAATCAAGTGTTGTCATGGGAGCGATCACCGTTTCTGAAAAGATTTCCTATGTTATTCTATATACCGTTAAATGAACTGCCCGCTGATAACGCGTGTATTTATAAGtacatttacaaaaatcttttgaGTCGAGAAATCAGAAAGGTTCTGCCGATTGATAGTTTTAAAGAATTCGTTGAGGAAAATGCAgaaaaatcgatattttttctAGACGGCTTCGACGAGTTGAAAAACGATAAAGCGAAAATAGACATCGTACACGTGaccaataaattaccgaaagcGCATATCGTCATAACAACACGTGAGTCCGGGGGCAGCATGATCGTCACTGATCCCAAATTCACCGTTGTATCGATATCCGGCTTCAAACAGGAAGAAGTCATCGATATTCTGGAGagaaaattccccgagtgCAATCCATATCAGCTATTCTACAGGCTTAAAGCCGCAGCGCCACCTATATTTAAAAGTATCTACTACAACCCGCTGATACTAcatatgttttgttttctgtaTATGGACGAGGAAGAAATTACGATACCATCAAAACTCACCGATATCTACATCGATTTGACATGTTTTCTAATCAGTAAACGcgagggcctcgagttgtcgaaGGAATGTTTTTTCCGCAATATCGGAAATTCTGAAGCGCTTAAAGAAATTTGTCAAGTCGCGTATGAGACGCTCATCGAGCATCAAAACAGCTTCACCGAAAGTCGTCTTGAACTCGACGAATCGAAAAGGACGGCTTTGACGTGCAAAGAGATGTCGCCGCGACGGAAATCAGACCGCTCCGTCCAGCTACGGTTCATACACAAATCTGTGCACGAATTTCTGGCGGCGGTACACTCGGTCGTGCAATTCAACAACAGTAATGAAATACCCTGGAAAACACCCTGGAATAAATGCGCGTTTGAACAACTACCGGACGAACTTGTGAAATATGGTGAATTATACCCGAGATTCATGGCAGGGCTGCTGTATCGTTACAAGTTTAACCGCGGCCTCGGTGAACTTTTCAAGACTTTAATAGATGAACATTTAAAAGCAGTCACAATAATGGATGAGTACGAGCCCTTGGTTACGGTTACTAGGGAATCGGCAGATATGCCGCTCATCCCCGATTACGAACGCTACATCGAACTCCGATCCGAAAGAACTGTTTTATCTCATCAGTTATCTGATCAGTTGTTAATCTGCATGGATGAAGCCGACTGGCCGGACGACGCCATTAGTGAAATAGTTCCCTACATGCAGAAAATGTTGTCCGTATCTGCATATGGCAGATCGTGGATAAACATGCTCGCAAAAATACTCGAACACAAACAATGTCAGATCGAGCTAGTTTACATACTGGGTATTCACGAACTGGAACCCGACGAATACCGCGTATTAGAAACAGCCATAGCGAGTAACACTAGTCTTCACGGTATGATAATAGATGCAGACTGGTCAGCAAAACCCGATCAGTACTTGACTATGTGTAAGAAGAGCAACAGTATAAATTGGTTTGTGCGGCTAGGGGGAATCCACACTGGTGAATGTTACAAGAAACTCAATAATGAATGGATTATTACAAGTCACGTGATTGAATCTGAAGCTGACGCGCGGTTGATCAGTGGTGATACTAACACACACAATACAGTGGAGAGTCTGATTATTGATGTTAGTGCGGAAAGTTTAGGTaatattttagtcaatattCACAAATCGTATCCACCCATAAAACATCTATATCTCAGATCTCTGCTACGGCAGGAATATCAGCTCGATAGAAATACAATCAGAGGGCTGATAAACATCATTCCGAGTTTGAAAACCTTATGTCTTGGTGGAGTAATATTCGATAAAGATTTGATCGGTTCGGAGGAattgaatgattttaacaaCACATTAAAATCGTCAGACATCGAAACAATTCGGCTCGGACGGCAAGGACTGGACGAACTAACGACAGATGAATGTGCAGCAATGAGTGATAGTGTCGGTTCAATGCAGAAACTAAAACGTCTTGGCATTTACGGATTTAATTTACCAATACACCGCGTTCTAGGTCACCTGCCGCGGCTGACTGTATTAGAAATAAAGTTGCAGTCAGAAGCTGATGTTGACGCACTTGTTCGGTATCTATCAACAGATGCGGTAAATCAGCTGATACAAGTCCGTATTGATAGCTGTCTCGATAGACCGGAACAGAACAATCGTATCTTTAAACAACTAAAACACGTCTCATCAATTCGTTATTTAAAGTTCTACAGTTCACTCCGAGCGCGGATTAATACACAGCACGATATCGATTTATTCGTCAAATCAATCGTCGAATTAATCAATAATCTTCCGCATCTTTCTGACCTGTGTATCGACTGCAGGAGCACCGACCGCGATACGACGAGAGATTACATCATATCAGAACTTAAAAAACTCAATAAAAGAGTGAGAGTAGGAATAGAGAtatag